Below is a window of Halarcobacter anaerophilus DNA.
TACCGATATTGCAAACTCAATAGCCGCTGTTGTACCGTGAAAATCGTTATCATCTTTATATGGAGGAACAAAGTTCCCCACATTTCTTATAATAAACATATCTCCTGGTTTTGAAGAGATAATCATATCAGGGACAACTCTGCTATCGCTGCAACCTATAAATAAAATTTCTGGAGTCTGTCCTTTTTCCACAAGTGTTTTAAAATCGTTTTTATAATCTTTGAATTTTGTATTTCTAAAGAGTTTGTTTCCGGCTTTTAAATCTTCTATATTCATATTAATTTCTCACTTTTAGATTTTTTGATTTAATACTTTTTATAAACTGCATAATTTTTGACATTTTTTTCTCTTCATCTTTTAAGTGATCTTTTGCACCTAATTTGAATTTATCCATTTTGGTGTCTAAATAGCTCGTTGTAAGGTTTCCTTCTTTAAAATCTTCATCTCTTACAATCTCTCTGTGAAGTTCTATATTTGTAGGAAATCCTTCTAAAACAAACTCATCTAAAGCACGTCTGGCTTTTTTTACTGTTCCTTCCCAATCTAATGCCCAAACAATAAGTTTCCCTATCATAGAATCGTAATTTGCAGGAACTTTATATCCTGTATAAGCAGCAGAGTCTAATCTAACACCTGGACCGTTTGGAGTTAAATATTTTTCAATTGTTCCGACTGACGGCATAAAGTTTTTTTGAGGATTCTCTGCATTTATTCTAAACTCTATTGCATAACCTCTAAAATTAATCTCTTCTTGCATATATTTCATTTTATCGCCGTCTGCAATTTCTATCATTCTTTGAATAATATCAATACCGCTTGTAATCTCAGTTACCGGGTGTTCTACTTGGACTCTTGTATTCATCTCTATAAAAAAGATATTATCATTTTCATCAACTAAAAATTCAACTGTTCCTACACTTTCATAACCTAATTTAAACATCGCTTTTGTTGCAATTCTATAAAGCTCTTTTCTAACTTCTTGATTTAATCTAGGTGAGGGTGAAATTTCAATAACTTTTTGGTGTCTTCTTTGAATAGAACAGTCTCTTTCTCCTAAGTGAACTACGTTACCGTATTTATCTGCTATAATTTGTACTTCTATATGTCTTGGATTTTCTACATATTTTTCAATAAAAACTTGACCGTTCCCAAAAAATTTCAAAGCTTCATTTGTAGCAGTATCAAACATAGAATCAAACTCTTTTTCTTGTCTTACGATTCTCATTCCTCTACCGCCTCCACCGAATGCAGCTTTAATAATAATAGGATAACCGATTTGTGAAGCTATTTTTTTTGCCTCTTTTTTATCTTCGATTGGCTCATTTGTACCTTCTAAAATTGGAACACCTACTTCTTTCATAGCAACTTTTGAAGCCATTTTATCTCCAAAGAGTGCTATGTGTTCAGGTTTTGGACCTATAAAAATAATTCCGTTTTCCTCACAAGCTTTTGCAAAATCCGCATTTTCACTTAAAAAACCGTATCCAGGGTGAATAGCATCACAATTTGCTTTTTTAGCCATTGAAATTATTGTCTCATAATTTAAATATGCTTGGATTACATCTCCTAGAATAGGATAACACTCATCGGCTTTTCTAACCCATAATCCTTCAACATCTGCTTCTGAAAAAATTGCTACACTCGTAATCTCTAACTCTTTACAGGCTCTAATTATTCTAAGAGCAATTTCCCCTCTGTTTGCTATTAATACTTTTGAAATTTTGTTCATAAACTTTTACCTTCCCTAAGTTTTTCTTTTATTGTATGATTTAAAAAAGAAAAATTCTTTATCTTTTGTGCCAATTATTTTGTTTTTTAGTGTTTCAAAAATTGTTCTTTCGTGCTTAATATTTAGTCTATTTTTGGTAATATTATTTTATGAGAAAAGAGACTTTGCAAAAAAGAGTAAAAATAGCAAACGATATTATGTACTATATTTACACCCATATCGATACGCATATTGATTTAGAAGAGTTAAGTTATGATTTGGATATCAGTAAATACCATATGCATAGAGTTTTTAAAGAAGAGTTCGGAAAAAACATATATGAAAATATAAAATCCATACGGCTTCAAAAAGCTGCAAATCTGCTTTTAACCAATAAACTCTCAACAATATCGAATATAGCAAATTTATGCGGATACAGTTCTCACTCCTCTTTTATAAAAGCTTTTGAAAAAAGATTTGGAATGTCTCCCAAACAGTGGAGAAACAGTGGATATAAAGAGTACTCTTTTAAAATTTTGCAACAATCAAAAAGGGCGATGAAATCAACCGCAGATTTTTCAAAACTCTCACCTACTATTGTAAAAATGCCTGAAATAGAGTGTTATTATATAAGAAACAGGGGTTATAACGTAAATGTAAAAGAGACTTGGCAGAAACTTCAGACTCTTATTTTAAATAATGATATAAAAAACTATAAACAAATAGCACTTTTGCATGACAATCCTACTACAACGCCTCTTACTGAGTGTCAATATATTGCTTGTATTCAAACCGATGAAAAAAAAGAGGTTTTATCTCAAAGAGTTCCCAAATTTAAAATCTCCAACGGAGTTTATGCAAAATTTGATTTAAAAGGGCAGCATGGGGATATGCTTAAATTTATCCGTTGGGTTTATCATGAGTGGTTGGTTAACAGTGAATATGAAACAACGACAAAACCCTCTTATGCAGTTTATCATAAGAATAATTTTTTAAGTGAAGATAATGTTTTTGAGATAAGTTTTTATGTTTCAATTAAATTTTGATCTAATC
It encodes the following:
- a CDS encoding acetyl-CoA carboxylase biotin carboxylase subunit, which produces MNKISKVLIANRGEIALRIIRACKELEITSVAIFSEADVEGLWVRKADECYPILGDVIQAYLNYETIISMAKKANCDAIHPGYGFLSENADFAKACEENGIIFIGPKPEHIALFGDKMASKVAMKEVGVPILEGTNEPIEDKKEAKKIASQIGYPIIIKAAFGGGGRGMRIVRQEKEFDSMFDTATNEALKFFGNGQVFIEKYVENPRHIEVQIIADKYGNVVHLGERDCSIQRRHQKVIEISPSPRLNQEVRKELYRIATKAMFKLGYESVGTVEFLVDENDNIFFIEMNTRVQVEHPVTEITSGIDIIQRMIEIADGDKMKYMQEEINFRGYAIEFRINAENPQKNFMPSVGTIEKYLTPNGPGVRLDSAAYTGYKVPANYDSMIGKLIVWALDWEGTVKKARRALDEFVLEGFPTNIELHREIVRDEDFKEGNLTTSYLDTKMDKFKLGAKDHLKDEEKKMSKIMQFIKSIKSKNLKVRN
- a CDS encoding AraC family transcriptional regulator, coding for MRKETLQKRVKIANDIMYYIYTHIDTHIDLEELSYDLDISKYHMHRVFKEEFGKNIYENIKSIRLQKAANLLLTNKLSTISNIANLCGYSSHSSFIKAFEKRFGMSPKQWRNSGYKEYSFKILQQSKRAMKSTADFSKLSPTIVKMPEIECYYIRNRGYNVNVKETWQKLQTLILNNDIKNYKQIALLHDNPTTTPLTECQYIACIQTDEKKEVLSQRVPKFKISNGVYAKFDLKGQHGDMLKFIRWVYHEWLVNSEYETTTKPSYAVYHKNNFLSEDNVFEISFYVSIKF